The proteins below are encoded in one region of Segatella copri:
- a CDS encoding glycosyltransferase family 2 protein yields MKTTLLITTYNWPKALELVLYSVLHQHVMPDEVVIADDGSTEETKKLIDRYADKMPVPVIWVWQEDKGFRRTSILNKAIAKATGDYIIQVDGDVVLSSHFVEDHIEMAQKGCFVCGSRVLLSAQISKKILDTKVVNVNLWNMPFSYVSNSFRSHVFRRLLAFRYARRIDHLRGCNMAYWKEDAIKVNGYNEDLLEWGHEDAEFAYRLHFAGVRKKALKMGGIMYHLYHKEASKAQENMHKDVLNQVKKERLVRCTNGIDQYL; encoded by the coding sequence ATGAAAACAACATTATTGATTACGACTTACAATTGGCCTAAAGCCTTAGAACTCGTGTTGTATAGCGTGTTGCATCAGCATGTTATGCCTGATGAAGTTGTTATTGCTGACGATGGTTCTACCGAAGAGACTAAAAAACTGATAGACCGTTATGCTGATAAAATGCCAGTACCGGTAATTTGGGTTTGGCAGGAAGATAAGGGATTCAGAAGAACTTCCATTTTGAATAAGGCAATAGCAAAGGCTACGGGTGATTATATCATCCAAGTTGATGGAGATGTTGTTTTGAGTTCTCATTTTGTAGAAGACCATATAGAAATGGCTCAGAAAGGATGTTTCGTCTGTGGAAGTAGAGTGCTGCTGTCTGCCCAGATTTCCAAAAAGATTTTGGATACAAAGGTAGTCAATGTGAATCTTTGGAACATGCCTTTCAGTTATGTAAGCAACAGCTTCCGTTCTCATGTGTTCCGCAGATTGCTGGCTTTTCGCTATGCCCGTAGAATCGACCATCTCAGAGGTTGCAACATGGCTTATTGGAAAGAGGATGCCATCAAGGTAAATGGTTACAATGAGGATCTGTTGGAATGGGGACATGAGGATGCCGAGTTTGCCTATCGCCTGCATTTTGCTGGCGTTCGGAAGAAGGCGCTGAAGATGGGAGGAATCATGTACCATCTTTATCACAAGGAGGCGTCTAAAGCCCAAGAGAACATGCATAAAGATGTTTTGAACCAGGTGAAGAAGGAGCGTTTGGTTCGTTGCACAAATGGTATCGATCAATATTTATAG
- a CDS encoding LTA synthase family protein, which produces MKRYFKAFGYLLSVHVLALLVMTLFRLVEFIALHGMIVDVEASRVMAFVKGVWFDNVIACYISVLPVAVLLIAASLGWCHRRLLRGINIWYAAWFAIAFMPSAANTPYFQYFFKNINSSIFGWFGYVATTSGMLLQESSYWLYIALYFVFTGAFIYALVRLRRYFEGLFLLPKDNMHLVLVGARFLISLALIGACLFGIRGRMGYNPIKVSQAYYCEDSFLNQLGINPAFNLLTSALDDMRKENKELHLMPYAEAITNTRQWLGITGKVDSTNILKREVVNDSLVMKRGQSPAKKNHPNVVVILMESMSANLLGTFGNQQPLTPTLDSLYHHSLAFTHFYSAGIHTNHGMTATLYSFPALMFRNLMKGTVTPRRKGIATVLKKYGYENMFFMTHEAQYDNMKAFFQTNGYDDIFSQENYPKSEVVNSFGVSDHFEMGYALNTINQKAKTGKPFMATILTVSNHPPYIIPDFFKPKTKEKETQIVEYADWAIGDFLKKASREPWYKNTIFVIQADHGKLVGKSEGELPQSYNHIPLIIFGPGVPQQQYAGLGMQVDVMPTLFGLMNLNYEYEGFGVDLLKQQRPMVFYSADNQIVARDHQRCFVYNPSMNRSFCYDVLPNGNLKETKQESKFQDLKNYVFSNIQAAEYIERHQQ; this is translated from the coding sequence ATGAAACGATATTTTAAGGCTTTTGGGTATCTCCTTTCGGTGCATGTATTGGCATTGCTGGTGATGACTCTGTTCAGATTGGTAGAATTCATCGCCCTGCATGGCATGATTGTAGATGTAGAGGCGAGTAGGGTAATGGCGTTTGTCAAGGGTGTATGGTTTGACAATGTCATAGCTTGTTATATTTCGGTATTGCCTGTGGCTGTGCTCCTGATAGCAGCCAGCCTGGGGTGGTGTCATCGCCGTTTGCTGCGTGGCATCAACATCTGGTATGCGGCATGGTTTGCCATCGCCTTCATGCCTTCGGCAGCCAATACTCCTTATTTCCAGTATTTCTTCAAGAACATCAATTCCAGTATATTCGGGTGGTTCGGCTATGTAGCCACCACATCGGGCATGCTCTTGCAGGAGTCTTCCTACTGGCTCTATATCGCCCTCTATTTCGTGTTTACGGGGGCGTTTATCTATGCGCTCGTCCGTCTGCGCCGCTACTTTGAGGGGCTCTTCCTTCTGCCTAAGGACAATATGCACCTAGTGCTGGTGGGAGCACGTTTCCTCATTTCCTTGGCTCTGATAGGCGCCTGCCTTTTCGGCATCCGTGGCAGAATGGGCTATAACCCTATCAAGGTGAGCCAGGCTTACTATTGCGAGGATTCTTTCCTCAACCAGCTCGGCATCAATCCGGCATTCAATCTCCTCACTTCTGCGCTCGACGATATGCGCAAGGAGAATAAGGAGCTGCATCTCATGCCATACGCTGAGGCTATCACGAATACCCGCCAGTGGCTGGGTATCACGGGAAAGGTGGATAGCACGAATATTCTGAAACGTGAGGTGGTGAACGATTCCCTGGTGATGAAGAGGGGTCAATCTCCTGCGAAGAAGAATCATCCTAACGTGGTGGTGATACTGATGGAGTCGATGTCGGCAAACCTGTTGGGAACATTCGGCAATCAGCAGCCGCTCACCCCAACGCTCGATTCGCTCTATCATCATTCCCTGGCGTTCACCCACTTTTATAGTGCCGGCATCCATACCAACCATGGCATGACGGCTACGCTCTACAGCTTCCCTGCTCTCATGTTCCGAAACCTGATGAAGGGAACGGTAACTCCACGCCGCAAGGGTATCGCCACGGTGTTGAAGAAGTATGGCTACGAGAACATGTTTTTCATGACCCACGAGGCACAGTATGACAACATGAAGGCCTTCTTCCAGACCAATGGCTACGATGACATCTTCTCTCAGGAGAACTATCCTAAGAGCGAGGTGGTGAACAGTTTTGGTGTGAGCGACCATTTCGAGATGGGCTACGCCCTCAACACCATCAACCAGAAGGCGAAGACGGGCAAGCCTTTCATGGCTACCATCCTCACCGTGAGCAATCATCCGCCATATATCATTCCTGATTTCTTCAAGCCGAAGACCAAGGAGAAGGAAACACAGATTGTGGAGTATGCCGACTGGGCGATAGGCGACTTTCTGAAGAAGGCAAGCCGGGAGCCTTGGTATAAGAACACGATATTCGTGATTCAGGCAGACCATGGCAAGCTGGTGGGTAAGAGCGAGGGCGAGTTGCCTCAGTCTTACAACCACATTCCGCTCATCATCTTTGGTCCAGGTGTTCCGCAGCAGCAGTATGCGGGCTTGGGCATGCAGGTGGATGTAATGCCTACGCTTTTCGGCTTGATGAATCTGAATTATGAGTACGAGGGCTTCGGCGTGGATCTGCTGAAGCAGCAGCGCCCGATGGTATTCTATTCGGCAGATAACCAGATTGTGGCAAGAGATCATCAGCGTTGCTTCGTCTATAATCCGTCGATGAACCGCAGTTTCTGCTATGATGTGTTGCCGAATGGCAATCTGAAGGAAACCAAGCAGGAGTCTAAGTTCCAGGATTTGAAGAACTATGTGTTCTCGAATATCCAGGCTGCTGAATATATCGAGCGACATCAGCAATAA
- a CDS encoding RNA-binding domain-containing protein, translating into MLEVRDRLNFEDYLDSLLNSIESDDLEFKSAAGGFPGSFWDTYSAFANSEGGVIVLGVIEKKGKFYIDNLSDEQIEKYTKDFWNNVNNRATVSCNLLKTEDVVVEDYNGHKLMLFFIPRASREQRPVYRTSQPYNGTFKRNHEGDYKCTEREVQRMFSDANVSNPADSRILRNYSLNDLDMESVAQYRQLFKLAKPDHPWSVLSDFEFLKKIGAYRIERSTKEEGFTLAGVLMFGKEDAITDNECCPDFFPDYQEKLSDNPEIRWTNRICPDGTWEANLFQFYLRVLPRLSAVLPKPFILEGNIRRDETPAHVAVREALVNFCIHTDYSENATMVVRLYSNKIVFTNPGTLLVSKMQYYGESASVCRNKTLQKMFMLIGSAEKAGSGVDKILAGWQFANWRAPMLRTLSQPDLVELTMMMESMMDEGTKERLVRIFGTEVFSLGHERLLTLNAACTDGYITNESLRVVLNQHKAEVADLLKDMCTHKLLVQEGYGRGTKYRLPMNAKVASSGSKVASSESNIASSGANIASSESNIASSGANIASSGANIASSGANIASARIKQRMSYQNLKTLICSVCSEWLSLDELSAIVRRDKIYLRNFIIPKMLEDNSLEMLFPGVPNHPRQKYKSTVNK; encoded by the coding sequence ATGTTAGAAGTACGTGATAGATTAAACTTCGAGGATTATCTGGATTCACTCTTGAATAGTATAGAGAGTGATGACTTGGAGTTTAAAAGTGCTGCCGGTGGATTTCCTGGCAGCTTTTGGGATACCTATTCAGCCTTCGCCAATAGCGAAGGAGGAGTTATCGTGCTTGGAGTAATAGAAAAAAAAGGTAAGTTCTATATAGATAATCTATCTGATGAACAGATAGAGAAATATACCAAGGACTTTTGGAATAATGTGAATAATCGAGCTACGGTTAGTTGCAATTTGTTAAAAACAGAAGATGTCGTGGTAGAAGATTACAATGGTCACAAACTTATGTTATTCTTTATTCCTCGTGCATCTAGAGAACAGCGTCCTGTTTATAGAACGTCTCAACCCTATAATGGTACTTTTAAGCGCAATCATGAAGGTGATTATAAATGTACGGAGCGAGAAGTGCAGCGTATGTTTTCAGATGCGAATGTTTCTAATCCCGCTGATAGCCGCATTTTGAGAAATTATTCATTAAATGATTTAGATATGGAGTCTGTTGCTCAATATCGACAATTATTTAAGTTGGCAAAGCCAGACCATCCTTGGTCTGTTTTGTCTGATTTTGAATTTCTTAAAAAGATAGGAGCTTATCGTATAGAACGTAGTACGAAGGAAGAGGGCTTTACGCTTGCAGGTGTGCTGATGTTTGGTAAAGAAGATGCCATTACTGATAACGAATGTTGTCCCGACTTCTTTCCTGATTACCAAGAAAAACTATCAGATAATCCTGAGATACGATGGACCAATCGTATTTGTCCTGATGGAACTTGGGAGGCAAATTTATTCCAATTCTATCTTCGTGTTCTTCCAAGATTATCAGCGGTCTTGCCAAAACCTTTCATCTTGGAGGGCAATATTCGTCGTGATGAAACTCCTGCGCATGTGGCTGTTCGCGAAGCTCTGGTGAATTTTTGTATTCATACCGATTATTCGGAAAATGCAACAATGGTAGTGCGATTGTATAGCAATAAAATTGTTTTTACTAACCCAGGAACACTGTTGGTTTCTAAAATGCAATATTATGGAGAAAGTGCTAGCGTATGTCGTAACAAGACTCTTCAAAAGATGTTTATGCTGATTGGCTCTGCTGAAAAAGCAGGAAGTGGAGTCGATAAGATATTGGCTGGTTGGCAATTTGCAAATTGGAGAGCACCTATGTTGAGAACATTAAGTCAGCCCGACTTAGTGGAACTCACAATGATGATGGAGTCGATGATGGATGAAGGAACAAAGGAAAGATTGGTTCGGATATTTGGAACAGAAGTGTTTTCTTTGGGACATGAACGCCTATTGACTCTTAATGCAGCTTGTACAGATGGATATATTACAAATGAGAGCCTAAGGGTTGTTCTTAACCAGCATAAAGCAGAAGTCGCCGATTTGTTGAAAGATATGTGTACGCATAAATTGCTGGTTCAAGAGGGATATGGTAGAGGAACCAAGTATCGGTTGCCTATGAATGCTAAGGTGGCAAGTTCCGGCTCTAAGGTTGCAAGTTCCGAGTCTAATATTGCAAGTTCTGGGGCTAATATTGCAAGTTCCGAGTCTAATATTGCAAGTTCTGGGGCTAATATTGCAAGCTCTGGGGCTAATATTGCAAGCTCTGGGGCTAATATTGCAAGTGCTCGTATAAAACAAAGAATGTCTTATCAAAATTTAAAGACTTTGATTTGTTCTGTTTGTTCTGAGTGGCTATCTTTAGATGAATTATCGGCAATTGTAAGGCGAGACAAAATTTATTTGAGAAATTTTATAATTCCTAAGATGTTAGAAGATAATAGTCTGGAAATGCTATTCCCTGGCGTTCCTAACCATCCTAGGCAAAAATATAAAAGTACTGTAAACAAATGA
- a CDS encoding ArnT family glycosyltransferase codes for MNIKYNKALWLIIILAIVMMIPFLGLTDFNTKGEPREAVVAYTMLEHGNWILPINNGGDIPYKPPFFHWCIAFFSLFIGHVNEYTSRLPSAVSLVLMTIGGFVFYAKRKNAQTSLIAAILTLTAFEVHRAGMNCRVDMVNTAFMVGAMYLLYRWWEKGKHQLPWLAILCMSGATLTKGPVGIILPCFVMGVFMLTQRENFWGIVWRMALTALLSLVIPFCWYYAAYLQGGDEFLRLVKEENIDRFMGKMAYESHENPAWYNLLTLITGWLPYTLLLLFSLFILPWKKFSKTRFLENAKKATPLQVFTWLAFLLVLFFYCIPKSKRSVYLLPCYPFMAYLIAEYIVWMMKEKMGALKVYAGVIASITLILNIALLVVKKGWVPESIFHGKHAIDNIAMLHALENNDLLIPCSIFMVITLEGVYLIFRALKKKNSGNIVSYTLATIVGLFLMLDSSLQPPVLNTKADKHLAPVIEKKFDTSKLYSYMSVDMLHFFSLNFYLGDKIQQFDKVLPQDGVLMIPEEDVPDFLEKFGKDYTFQKVWEVRKTVEWHNKVGFYRFVKTSANIALNK; via the coding sequence ATGAACATCAAGTACAACAAAGCCCTATGGCTCATCATCATCCTGGCTATCGTGATGATGATTCCATTCCTCGGACTCACAGATTTCAATACCAAGGGAGAGCCGCGCGAAGCGGTGGTTGCCTACACCATGCTGGAACATGGCAACTGGATTCTGCCTATCAACAACGGAGGTGATATCCCTTACAAACCGCCATTCTTCCACTGGTGCATCGCCTTCTTCAGCCTCTTCATCGGCCATGTGAATGAGTACACTTCACGCCTGCCGTCTGCCGTATCGCTGGTATTGATGACCATCGGCGGTTTCGTGTTCTATGCCAAGCGCAAGAACGCCCAGACCAGCCTCATCGCAGCCATCCTTACGCTCACCGCCTTCGAGGTGCACCGTGCGGGTATGAACTGCCGTGTAGATATGGTGAACACCGCCTTCATGGTGGGAGCCATGTATCTGCTCTACCGCTGGTGGGAGAAAGGAAAGCACCAGTTGCCTTGGCTCGCTATCCTCTGCATGAGTGGCGCTACGCTTACCAAAGGTCCTGTGGGCATCATTCTGCCTTGCTTTGTGATGGGCGTATTCATGCTTACCCAACGTGAGAACTTCTGGGGCATCGTATGGCGCATGGCTCTAACCGCCCTGCTCTCGCTCGTTATTCCTTTCTGCTGGTATTATGCAGCCTATCTGCAAGGCGGCGACGAGTTTCTGCGCCTGGTGAAGGAAGAGAACATCGACCGATTCATGGGCAAGATGGCATACGAATCGCACGAGAACCCAGCGTGGTACAACCTTCTCACGCTCATCACGGGCTGGTTGCCTTACACCTTATTATTATTGTTCTCGCTCTTCATTCTGCCATGGAAGAAGTTCTCGAAGACCCGTTTCCTTGAGAATGCGAAGAAGGCTACTCCGCTGCAGGTGTTCACCTGGCTCGCCTTCCTCCTGGTACTCTTCTTCTACTGCATCCCTAAGAGCAAGCGCAGCGTTTATCTGCTGCCATGCTATCCGTTCATGGCCTATCTCATCGCCGAATACATCGTTTGGATGATGAAGGAGAAGATGGGAGCCTTGAAGGTTTATGCCGGAGTGATTGCTTCGATAACCCTGATTCTCAATATCGCCCTGCTGGTGGTAAAAAAAGGATGGGTGCCAGAAAGTATCTTCCACGGTAAGCATGCCATAGACAATATCGCCATGCTCCATGCGCTCGAAAACAACGATTTGCTCATCCCATGCAGCATCTTTATGGTTATCACTTTGGAGGGAGTTTACCTCATCTTCCGGGCACTCAAGAAGAAGAATTCAGGCAATATTGTTTCATATACTCTTGCCACCATTGTGGGGCTCTTCCTGATGCTCGACTCCAGTCTGCAGCCACCTGTGCTCAACACGAAGGCCGATAAGCATCTGGCGCCGGTTATCGAGAAGAAGTTTGATACCAGCAAACTCTATTCTTATATGTCGGTAGATATGCTGCATTTCTTCAGCCTCAACTTCTATCTGGGCGATAAGATCCAGCAGTTTGACAAGGTATTGCCACAGGATGGCGTGCTGATGATTCCGGAAGAAGACGTGCCTGATTTCCTTGAGAAATTCGGCAAGGACTATACCTTCCAGAAGGTTTGGGAAGTAAGAAAGACGGTAGAATGGCACAACAAGGTAGGTTTCTACCGATTCGTGAAGACTAGTGCCAATATTGCACTTAACAAATGA
- a CDS encoding lipopolysaccharide kinase InaA family protein: MKIKINPKYEEMRSFIERIPDVFEQEGRCIFEGRNVIKAFHVKFDGKEKEVVVKRYKQPNFIQKIGYSFFRSTKAFRAYENALRLMADGFATPEGFGYIETRVKGLIDYCYFISDIDNSMPINDQLNSPEEFNRVMAADYAHFVNRLHQKGIIDIDLNAGNVLYQLQADGHYTFSLIDINRMRFYSGYPPMKECVENLTRFTGRMDVFECVAREYVKLRGMDEKILQKIIGAKKIHDWRWAHRKGILHYFKHKKLGL, encoded by the coding sequence ATGAAGATAAAGATAAACCCAAAATACGAAGAGATGAGAAGTTTCATCGAACGCATCCCGGATGTGTTCGAGCAGGAGGGACGTTGTATCTTTGAAGGACGAAATGTTATCAAGGCTTTTCATGTAAAGTTTGATGGAAAAGAGAAAGAAGTTGTGGTGAAGAGATACAAGCAGCCTAATTTCATTCAGAAGATAGGATATAGCTTCTTCCGCTCTACCAAGGCTTTCCGTGCCTATGAGAATGCCCTTAGGCTGATGGCAGATGGCTTTGCCACTCCCGAAGGCTTTGGATATATTGAAACGAGGGTAAAGGGACTTATTGACTATTGCTACTTTATCTCTGATATTGATAACAGTATGCCTATCAACGATCAGTTGAACTCCCCAGAGGAATTCAACAGGGTGATGGCGGCAGATTATGCGCACTTTGTGAATCGATTGCACCAGAAAGGCATCATCGATATTGACTTGAATGCCGGCAATGTGCTGTATCAGCTTCAGGCTGATGGTCATTATACGTTCTCGCTTATCGATATCAATCGTATGAGGTTTTACTCAGGCTATCCGCCGATGAAGGAATGTGTGGAAAACCTGACGAGGTTTACCGGAAGAATGGATGTCTTCGAGTGTGTGGCACGAGAGTATGTGAAACTGCGGGGAATGGATGAGAAAATATTACAAAAAATAATAGGAGCAAAGAAGATACACGATTGGCGATGGGCACATCGCAAAGGTATCTTGCATTATTTTAAACACAAAAAGTTAGGTTTATGA
- a CDS encoding DUF6056 family protein → MNQKLLKSHTILAICILILSVIPVVAIGPYLHQFADDYVFGAPVYKAWTATHSFGACIQAAWAESMHIYQTWQGTYSACFLMALQPGIFGKYWLVPIILLGSLILSTYTLGYTILRRLLHISKLEYTFISTLFVLMTVQFVWSFYDAFCWYNGAMYYTLYYSISLFLASLLIEFHLTKSIIAKIIITLVSAALAIFIAGGNFVTGLGMPAILFMAIVWMWVERKKTPFFLLSILIIYACAFAFSVFAPGNTVRQSTVTSQPNVVSAFFIAIAKGIEFLADAIKITEILMFTILIPFLARLAKASHFRFSHPWLYLLISFLLYCTFFFPNSYAMGTKGADRTQNVYFYVHLWMICFNIYYLSGALQRRAADLEPISVAIVNLTEAIRLKYNKYFRWLPVYYWLVLVLSITAKPTTTNRTLSLLRRGTAQKFDQEMQQREIAVKQSKADHLVLNPLTVKMPSDAFHDITIYPGYWINRGMANYYGKKTVVALPFDDGEETPAKLLKRCRDEVGPGGMTFIEGK, encoded by the coding sequence ATGAATCAGAAATTGTTAAAAAGCCATACGATATTGGCGATTTGTATTCTAATCTTATCCGTCATCCCTGTTGTGGCAATAGGTCCCTATCTCCATCAGTTTGCAGATGACTATGTATTCGGAGCTCCTGTCTACAAGGCTTGGACTGCCACCCATTCATTTGGGGCATGTATTCAGGCGGCCTGGGCTGAATCCATGCATATCTACCAGACATGGCAGGGTACCTATTCGGCATGTTTCCTGATGGCATTACAACCTGGAATTTTTGGCAAATACTGGCTTGTACCGATTATTCTATTGGGAAGCCTAATTCTTTCCACCTATACACTGGGATACACAATATTACGCAGATTGTTACATATCAGCAAATTGGAATACACTTTCATTTCTACTCTATTTGTATTAATGACCGTACAGTTCGTATGGTCGTTCTACGATGCATTCTGCTGGTATAACGGAGCGATGTACTATACCTTATATTATAGTATTTCTTTGTTCCTTGCCTCCCTACTCATCGAATTCCATCTTACAAAATCCATCATAGCGAAAATCATCATCACGCTGGTTTCCGCAGCACTCGCCATATTCATTGCCGGCGGCAACTTTGTTACCGGTCTGGGGATGCCAGCCATTCTCTTTATGGCAATCGTATGGATGTGGGTGGAAAGGAAGAAGACTCCTTTCTTCTTGCTTTCTATCCTTATCATTTATGCCTGCGCTTTTGCTTTCAGTGTATTTGCACCAGGCAATACTGTCCGCCAATCCACAGTCACCAGTCAACCGAATGTGGTTTCAGCCTTCTTTATTGCGATAGCAAAGGGCATAGAATTTCTCGCTGATGCCATTAAAATCACAGAAATACTCATGTTTACCATTCTCATACCTTTTCTTGCAAGATTAGCCAAGGCATCCCACTTTAGGTTTTCTCATCCATGGCTTTATCTGCTCATCTCTTTCCTACTCTATTGCACCTTCTTTTTTCCAAACAGCTATGCCATGGGAACCAAAGGAGCAGACAGAACACAGAATGTATACTTCTATGTGCATCTGTGGATGATTTGCTTCAATATCTACTATCTTTCTGGTGCTCTTCAGCGCAGAGCGGCTGATCTGGAACCAATAAGCGTTGCTATTGTAAACTTGACAGAGGCAATCAGACTGAAATATAATAAATACTTCAGATGGCTACCGGTATATTACTGGCTTGTGTTGGTACTTTCTATCACAGCAAAGCCAACTACTACCAACAGAACACTCTCCTTGCTGCGTAGAGGAACAGCACAGAAGTTTGACCAAGAAATGCAGCAGCGCGAAATTGCCGTAAAGCAAAGCAAGGCAGATCATCTGGTATTAAATCCGCTTACCGTAAAGATGCCATCCGATGCCTTCCATGATATCACTATTTATCCAGGTTATTGGATTAACCGAGGTATGGCAAACTATTATGGCAAGAAAACGGTAGTAGCATTACCTTTCGATGATGGCGAAGAAACGCCAGCCAAGTTGTTAAAACGCTGCCGTGATGAAGTAGGTCCAGGCGGAATGACCTTTATCGAAGGAAAATAA
- a CDS encoding glycosyl transferase family 90 has product MNIQKLKYKFHSGKNSKPWYYIKEYARLYTPACILIWRGQRLLAKAKKRKDYDYILSRVNYYNKLTENYLHLNKDLWEKKAVKVAEQPMTRQKVYYLDTLEYARCFNGNNKWNLLPGDITYVEDIPTIVKSRPIHGENQNSVLLKMDKVRHFIFVKDKLSFAEKKDQAIFRGKIACKDIRVQFVEKFFGNPRFDIGTIDLIKPEWKSDKISIYDHLKYKYVIALEGNDVASNLKWIMSSNSIAVMPKPYYETWFMEGTLKPDYHYIEVKPDFSDLEEKMDYYTAHPDEAQAIINHAHEYVEQFKDKQREDIISLMVLDKYFSLLKSKD; this is encoded by the coding sequence ATGAATATTCAAAAACTGAAATATAAATTCCATAGCGGAAAAAACAGCAAACCCTGGTATTACATCAAGGAATACGCCCGTCTTTATACTCCTGCCTGCATCCTAATATGGAGGGGACAGCGTTTACTAGCCAAAGCCAAGAAACGCAAAGATTATGACTATATTCTAAGCCGAGTAAACTACTACAACAAGCTTACAGAAAACTATCTTCATCTCAACAAAGATTTGTGGGAAAAGAAAGCTGTAAAAGTTGCAGAACAGCCGATGACCCGCCAGAAGGTATATTATCTGGATACCTTGGAGTATGCCCGCTGTTTTAACGGCAACAACAAATGGAATCTCCTGCCTGGTGACATCACGTATGTGGAAGATATTCCTACCATTGTAAAAAGCCGCCCAATTCATGGAGAAAACCAGAACTCCGTATTGCTCAAGATGGACAAGGTACGCCATTTTATCTTCGTGAAGGATAAGCTTTCGTTTGCAGAAAAAAAAGACCAGGCTATCTTCAGAGGGAAAATAGCCTGCAAGGACATCCGTGTGCAATTTGTAGAGAAGTTTTTCGGAAATCCTCGCTTCGATATCGGAACCATAGATCTGATTAAGCCAGAATGGAAGAGCGACAAGATTTCCATCTACGACCATCTGAAATACAAATACGTGATAGCACTGGAGGGAAATGACGTGGCAAGCAATCTGAAATGGATTATGTCTTCCAATTCCATCGCCGTGATGCCTAAGCCATATTATGAAACTTGGTTTATGGAAGGAACTCTGAAGCCAGACTATCATTATATAGAAGTAAAGCCTGATTTCTCTGATCTTGAGGAAAAGATGGACTATTATACTGCTCATCCAGATGAAGCGCAAGCTATCATCAACCACGCTCACGAATATGTAGAGCAATTCAAGGATAAGCAGCGTGAGGATATCATCTCGCTGATGGTTCTGGATAAGTATTTTTCTCTGTTAAAATCTAAGGATTAA
- a CDS encoding glycosyltransferase family 2 protein produces the protein MDKTSVEQEQGNGISVVINTYNASCHLQQVLDTVKGFDEVVVCDMESTDDTLDIAKRNGCKIVVFPRGNYQICEPARQTAIDAASCKWVLVVDADELVTPELKEYLYSLIEKENAPQGLYVPRKSRFMGRFMHCFYPDYQLRFFIRKDTVWPAIIHADPVIKGRIEKIPAAHADMALVHLADDSIASRMGKINQYTANEIEKKKDRNYGMAALFYRPLVRFFRAYIQKGGFRDGKEGFVCACYEGIYQFVAVSKIIEDRLKHKKGK, from the coding sequence ATGGATAAGACAAGTGTAGAACAAGAGCAGGGAAATGGCATCTCGGTGGTTATTAATACCTATAATGCCTCCTGCCATCTTCAGCAGGTGCTGGATACAGTGAAGGGCTTTGACGAGGTGGTTGTCTGCGACATGGAAAGTACTGACGACACCTTGGATATAGCAAAGCGTAATGGTTGCAAGATAGTTGTCTTTCCTAGAGGAAACTATCAGATTTGTGAACCGGCACGTCAGACTGCCATAGATGCTGCTTCCTGCAAGTGGGTATTGGTGGTTGATGCTGATGAACTGGTAACTCCAGAACTGAAGGAATATCTTTATTCCCTGATAGAGAAGGAGAATGCTCCACAGGGTTTGTATGTTCCACGCAAGAGTCGCTTTATGGGACGATTCATGCATTGTTTCTATCCCGACTACCAGTTGCGTTTCTTTATCAGGAAGGATACCGTATGGCCAGCCATCATTCATGCCGATCCTGTTATCAAGGGCAGAATAGAAAAGATACCGGCGGCTCATGCTGATATGGCGCTTGTTCATCTGGCAGACGACAGCATTGCCAGCAGAATGGGGAAAATCAACCAGTATACAGCTAACGAGATAGAAAAGAAGAAAGATCGCAATTATGGAATGGCAGCTTTGTTCTATCGTCCGTTGGTGCGTTTCTTCCGTGCTTATATTCAGAAGGGTGGCTTCCGTGATGGTAAGGAAGGATTTGTATGTGCCTGCTATGAAGGCATCTATCAGTTTGTTGCTGTCAGCAAGATTATAGAAGATCGCTTGAAACATAAAAAAGGTAAGTAG